From the Debaryomyces hansenii CBS767 chromosome F complete sequence genome, the window TGTAGGCGAAAAACGTTAAAAACCATTGGGATGCATAcattgaagatttaataCCCTGTTTAACCAAGTGATTGTACAAATTCGGCAAGTTTATCTCTAATAATCTATCGAATTCATATAGTAATAAATGCAATCCTTTCATTTCGGGGCAGAATAAAGATCTTAAATTGTAATCCTTCATTAATGTAACCAATAAACAGAAGCACTCGGACTCACtcatattcattatcaaaggAACAGTGATAAAAATCATACCTTGTGTGTAACCTACATCTGGGTCAAATAACGAATATGCCTTAATcacattaaataattcttcaccCTTATTGACTTGTTCAACATTTGTAAAAAAACTGGTTCTTGTCAAGTCTcttttaattgatttttcatGGACTGAGGATTCACTCTTCAAgttgaaataaaattcttccaattGGAAGTTTTTAGATTTAGCGATTAATTGCCAAATTATGCCTCTGAACTCTTTTGGTATACCTTTATTTATGagattattcaattcattcGATTCATTCTGGATGACAGATTCATAATCATTCACAATTCTGGTCCAAAATTCCCAATCTATTTGATAATCAAACATGTCACTGAATCCTCCAACGGTATTCTTAATGTCATTGAAAGTCTTCTTTATGTTTTCTGTACCAGAATTAATCAGTTCTTTCAACTTTAAATCTTTAGATTCGAATTCTCTatttaattgattgaaCTTCGATTCTAACAAGAAGTTATTACTCTCTTTTCTATAACTATTGGAAATTGTATTCATTTTATCATTGGAAGCTTCAGTTGTACCTTCCAATATTTGAGCTGAAGGTTGGTCCAATCTCAAACATTCCAGAATTGGCTTTCTGTTTGGTAAACTGGGCTTTCCGTTAGGTAAAGTGGAATTCTGCTCGTCGTTTGCAGGTTCCCCGGTGAACGAAGTATCTGGCGTAGCGACTTTCACGGGGTTAGGTAAAACCACTTTGAGCTGTTCTGTTTGTTTTTCAACCGGGTTATTAACATCTTCAGTATCTTCAGTTATAGTATCGTCATTACCGCGCTTATCTATGGGGTCGTCATTATTGGTAAGATCAATCTTTTCATTCGTATTTACAAGTTCATtactttcattattattttcataattAGAACTTTCACCAGTAAAAGAAGATACAGAGGCTGTATCAGTTTGTTGCTGctttttattcttctttttgttcttctttttattcTTGGTAGATTGATTCGTGATCGGAGGTGATTCTTTACCATTATCTACTTCACTTCCCGTAGGAAAGGAATTGGAAGCTGCATCTTGAAATTCATCATCCGAAGGTGGCATCatgaatattctttaatgtTTTATCGTTATCAGTGATAATTAACCATGTAATATTGTTTACAAAAAAGTCAATGCGAACGTTCCGCTGTTTCTGTAGTTCGCAcagaattagaaattaGAATATGTATTAGTGTCTCTTGATCTATCCGTATGATGATGTAAAATTCTCTGAACACTATTATACTTCAGAAGCTCTTACGCTACATAGTGTTGATTGTTTTCagttcttattattatatattctaatGGTAGGCGAGTAGGCAACCAATCTTTCAGATTATTGTTTTTAACAATCTTTGTAATAGGCCAAAATGTCCTCAATAACTCTGAGCAAACCTTGTCATAGATCAGCAGAATTCTTTAAGAACCTGTAGAAAATAGGAAATATTgctattgataattaattaaaagGCTCCGATgtgaagaaatagaaatcgtgtaaataaaatatactaacGATATTGTACTTTATATCGCAATTTACACCATTGAACATCAAGATGAacttaatataaataaaatcattaaaaacgtgaatataaataaagtCGTGAAAAAAGTGCTATATATAACTCGTACTTATAAATCAAACCCAACATATGTCCTCGTCGCAAAAGCTAACATGTTGTGAGTTTTGAGATTGATTTCCGCTCTCTGGTCTGATAATGTGGTCATTTGACAAGGGATGATGAGAAGAGTCAGATAAGACATCATCGTCATATTCTGTGGAAGAACCGAGCGAAGATGACGAGCCGTAATAGGAACTTAAAATATCAGCCTCGGAGACGTTTGCACAGTCTGAAGAACATCCATAAACAGCTTCTTCATAAATTATCCCGTTTATGATATTCTTTTCCCTCAACAAGCTTTCTAATCTTGCTTTATCGCAATTAGCAAAGTAGACcctaataatattttgatcgtgcaaatatttcatagGTAACTCCCCTAACTCGAACAAGTTCTGTAAATCCAGTTTCAATTCAGCAATCTTGGATTCGAGAATTTTCAAGTCTTGCATTAATTCATCGAGTATTTCATTGTTCAAGATAGTCATCGCTGGAATGGAAAATTTACTACTCATTGGGAAATCAACGTAGCATCCATTGGAAGTCTGAGTATTATGAGATGTCTCCTCACAGCCAGCAGAGGAAACAGTTCTTGCCATCAGCAAGGTGAGTTCAGAGAACTTTGGAGTCAAAGATACATTAAGGCGTATGTTGCTCTTGACTTGAGGTCTCAGATGCAATACCAAGTCTTGTTTGTACGTGCTAGGGTCAGAAGTATCAAACTTCTTCGAATTCATGAACGCCCTGATGTTgagattcaaattcttgattgGTGAGCTACCATTAGGATGCCTGAAAAAGTTCATGTTCGCCATTTTGTTACCAAACTGTGATTGGTATCTCTGcgaaaaattattgtaaAGAAATGACTTGTGAAACGTTCTAAATGATCGGTATTGGTTGAAATTAGAATTCTGGATATTGAATCTGATCCAGTTCGAATTATTCTGGATTATTCTTCCCAACTTTCCTCCATTCTGGTACTTCACATTCAAAAACTGGAATGCCCGGAACTTATAATGACCACCAGTAAAGTTACTTGATGTGCTATAATATCTAGAAAATTGTTTGCTTAATCTGCTTGCATTTCTACCGCTTCTAACTGGTATAGGTATTGGAACTGGCACTGGGCGTTGTTGTGGATGACCTAAATTCTCTGCTATCTCCTCAAGGGTTTGCTTGATCCTCCGAGtgatatttttcttcaaagaaatcaagTTTTTCATTGTCTGCGACCTCATATTGATCggatgaatatatatttccaGTTACTACTCTTCTAACTTGACGTAACTGGCAAAGTAGTagataaacaaaatataataaatctaGCGGGTAGCGATATCGGAAATTGAAGAGTACAACATTTTGTAATCTCGCACGACTCGACATAAAATTTCTGGATTGCGACTCATTTGCATCCATTCGGTAGAAATTGTTCCTTAAAaacttatttattattaaaccAATCATATATAGCATAAACCGTATATAGGACGAAAATTGACAcagaaacaaaataaatcattgacACATAAAGTTAAAATGGCATGTAGTGTTCTTAACCGTACAAACCATAACCGGGACTTCTAGCTAAGTCCACCAGGCAACATTCTTCACCCATTGATCATGGGTGAATCATCCATAACCTCATCAAATATCAAGTTATAGTTGGAGTCATTGATACCATTGTTGATACCATtcgatgaaatcaaaagatCGAggtcttcaaattttttattcGCAGACAGCCTCGTAGGTGAAGCGTAGGATTTCTTAGGtatttcttcgtcttcgTTTATATTATCGCCGTAAGAATTAAGTGAGAGGAGCGACGAGGGGGATGTGAGTGATGTTGCTGATGTTGTGGTGTTCGATATGTTCTTGGGGCGTGGTTGGTGCTGTTGGTATGGGTATGGGGAGTATTCGTGCTTGATGGCCGAGGGGGTTATAAACTGACATTGGCTGCGCTTGTTGTCAGTGGGGATGCTATTCAATATGAAATCGTCGATTATTTCctgtttgattttatcGTTGTCGATTCTGTTGTGATCATGATGGTCGGAGTGGTCTATTGACGCATTGGAAATTGAGTCGTCCATCGAAAATATCGAGTAGGAGGGTGACTGCGCCAATGAATTACAACCATTTGTGTTAAGTCTCGAATGCTCTCCCTTTCCCGGAGATCCCCCCTGGGGAGTCACCGAACTCAGTTGATTAAGATCCTCTTCGAATGCAGGTGGTGTGGTCGTGCCGCTACCACCACCCGGCGTGCTCCCACGATTCCTACCGTCCTGTCCTTCGTCGGATGTACTGCCGTTCTGCAACATGTCCTTGTAGGGCCTCAACACATCCTTGAACGTGTTTTGGTAGAGCAATTGGTCGATCCCTCTCGAATTTACCTCTTGCGGCAACAAATATGTAATTAGGTTTTCCAAGGACTTGACCTTATTTTCCACTTGGGTCAAATGAGCTCTCGTCAAAGGAGACCTCACTGTCCTTGGACTATATGAGCAACACCAATTGTGCTGAATACACTTGGAGCACTTTGGTGACTCTTTAGAGCACTTAAGCTTCCTTTTCCGGCACGAATCGCATGCTTGCTCTATAAGGTTGTTATCATGGTGACTTTCTGCTGCTAAATTAGTAGGTATCTTCATTAACGTAGTACTTGTATTATAAAACCTGAGTAAAACCCTTTTTACTCTGGAAAcgtaatatatattaatgttTATTAAAACAACGCTAATCAATTAACtttggaaaatttattaatctAATTAGGTCTCCTCTTTATTTgtatgaaaaaattcaggTGCGATTTTGTGTCACTTTTCCCACCTCACTGTGCTTCAACTGAGTTGAATGTCCGACTCCGATTTTGCTCTATGGATGGTTCCGGTGAGTCGCTACGATCATTCGAATTAGCCAACAATTTTCCTGTACTGCATGTGTGCCAGTCAAATGTGCTTGAATCAAACGAATTCTCATCAATTTTTGAGACGAAAGGATTCTCACCGTTCGCACACGTCGACATTCGGGCCCACCGGTGCCCGGCCCATTTTCCCGGAACCCAGTCCTCTCCCGGTGGACGCCGTTTTCCTATCAATTTGTTCGAGCGATTCCGTTACTACACCAAAACCATCCATTCAGTAGGAATAGCATCCCGTCCACCAAAGTATGACGCTATAGTACATGAAGTAGGcattaaattaaaaatacATCCCAAATATAGAGTGGGGGACGTTGGAAGTAGGGtgtttcaatataattagTCGAAATGATAGAGTGGTTATTTcgtaataaatttgattctGGATCAAAGTCTCATTGGTGGATCTCCAGGTCGGCATTCTCAACATTGTTGCGCCGAAAAGCTTTTGCGGTATAACGCTTAATCAGATGTTTATACTGTTTCGGAATAATCCAACGTAGGAAAAGCTTCGATGTGGCGGTATATGCAACCCATGAATTAACCCGTAATGAGGAGAACAATTATATAAGCAAGCATGCCGGTCTGGCGTGAACGGTTAGATTCAAATCCCCTCTTCCCCTCTTGGAGGTGAACCAATGAAAAGTTTTTATGGCGCTGGGCACTTTAGATAGTGAGAGAGAAACTCTTGGCCACGGTATTGACGCCATTTCGTCGGGGGACAGAGATATGAGAGCAAGAAGGATGGCACTTTGAGGGACCTTTGGATTTAATTTGCAAGGCAGTATTACCGGAGGTAGACCGGCGATTTGGTGCAATGGTCGAGGGTAGATATTCGCAGATGCAGGCAGATTTTTCTGATAGTGTTTGACGTAAAAAACATAAGAACAGTTCGTCTATGCACGTGCACTGCGGTGCTGTAGTTCGAGGCGGAAGAGGAGTAGGTAGCAGAAAAGGAGGCAAGGCAGGGCCGATAAGAGAAACGTTGACGAGCGAATGGTTGAGCTAGTGAAGAATTTTGGCTGAATGAACACTCGTATGCAGTAGGTAAACAACCTTGGCGGTCGGGATATAGGGTAATAGTAATGGCTGCGAAATAATGGTTATTTCGGTCTAAGATGCAGAGGTTTTACGGTAGGATTCCCAATAAGAGTGGATGTTCGATAATTGGTATCTCCAAATGGGGTAGTGTTAGCGGTGGGTATATAAGCGACAGAGATGGGGGGTTCCCCAAAATGGTGGTCAATATATTTGGTGGACATTGATATCCGCGCAGTGGTGCTCAACGCTTTTCAAAGGGCGTTGGGAACTAAATACGATAATCAGGGAATTAACGATTGGACATAGCCATTCGATTAGTGGCTAGATTGATTAGTGTACCCTACAATTAAATATGTACAATGtctattaataataaataaataatgagCTAATCACAAAGGCATACCTCTTGGGGTGTTCTTTTGGTTTGATCTAGGTTTGGAAACACGCTGGCTCCGTTGGCTCCGCTGAGTCTTCTGGTTGCGACCCCTTTGGCTTTTGTAACCTCGTTGACTTGACTGACTGGACCTTCTGTTACCTCTGCTATATTTGTTTTTGATATTCACGTACGCAGTTGAGTTTTCAGTTTGCGAGTATGTGCTTCTCCACGTGCTAGGATCATTAGAGTCTTGTTGATTTCCAAAGTATGGTGATGTTGTACTGGATGGGGTCGAGTCCGGCACTTGATTTTTGCGTTCTTTCGACAAACTGCCTAGTAGCTTTTTGAACTGCGGGAAGTAGTTCAACTGTTCTTTAGTAATACTAGCCAATTTCCCAAAATCACGCTTGTTCGTGGGTAATTTATGAGCCATGTCCTTCAATGTATCATCATTGAATACATTTTCTGCCGAATTCAAGCTCAGATCGACCATTATCTGCATTCtcatattattcaattcattacAAGAATGCTTGATATGGTCGCTGTTTTGTACTCCAGCACTTGTAAAATTAGTTATGGAAGGGATTTGAATACGTGATGCACTGACAAATGATTGGAATTGATAGCCATTTGTGGGATTCACGCTTCCACTAATTGTAGCGTTTCCTGTAGATCTTTGCTTACTTTCAGAGCTGAAATTTatcttaataaattttctatCGTGCAAAACAGATTCTGCCTGTTTATCAAGTTTAACATAATTAGACGCGAACCCACCTTTC encodes:
- a CDS encoding DEHA2F03366p (some similarities with uniprot|P04386 Saccharomyces cerevisiae YPL248C GAL4 DNA-binding transcription factor required for the activation of the GAL genes in response to galactose), with amino-acid sequence MKIPTNLAAESHHDNNLIEQACDSCRKRKLKCSKESPKCSKCIQHNWCCSYSPRTVRSPLTRAHLTQVENKVKSLENLITYLLPQEVNSRGIDQLLYQNTFKDVLRPYKDMLQNGSTSDEGQDGRNRGSTPGGGSGTTTPPAFEEDLNQSSSVTPQGGSPGKGEHSRLNTNGCNSLAQSPSYSIFSMDDSISNASIDHSDHHDHNRIDNDKIKQEIIDDFILNSIPTDNKRSQCQFITPSAIKHEYSPYPYQQHQPRPKNISNTTTSATSLTSPSSLLSLNSYGDNINEDEEIPKKSYASPTRSSANKKFEDLDLLISSNGINNGINDSNYNLIFDEVMDDSPMING
- a CDS encoding DEHA2F03322p (weakly similar to uniprot|Q12344 Saccharomyces cerevisiae YPL249C GYP5 GTPase-activating protein (GAP) for yeast Rab family members) — protein: MMPPSDDEFQDAASNSFPTGSEVDNGKESPPITNQSTKNKKKNKKKNKKQQQTDTASVSSFTGESSNYENNNESNELVNTNEKIDLTNNDDPIDKRGNDDTITEDTEDVNNPVEKQTEQLKVVLPNPVKVATPDTSFTGEPANDEQNSTLPNGKPSLPNRKPISECLRLDQPSAQILEGTTEASNDKMNTISNSYRKESNNFLLESKFNQLNREFESKDLKLKESINSGTENIKKTFNDIKNTVGGFSDMFDYQIDWEFWTRIVNDYESVIQNESNELNNLINKGIPKEFRGIIWQLIAKSKNFQLEEFYFNLKSESSVHEKSIKRDLTRTSFFTNVEQVNKGEELFNVIKAYSLFDPDVGYTQGMIFITVPLIMNMSESECFCLLVTLMKDYNLRSLFCPEMKGLHLLLYEFDRLLEINLPNLYNHLVKQGIKSSMYASQWFLTFFAYKFPLDIVLRIYDILITQGIESILKFAVNLMIKNESNITSLKFDKLLDFLKNNLFNVYVNDEFINGINSTNTSQSDLSGSGVSRRFSLLGGRRSSAGGARSKSHNYYKLNELVEDSMQINVIPLDLSKFEAEFENIYLNEKSKTTEIENLRIENGKLRHDIKLLETDFSSLNSDHINIVQKMVDIKVTLPDIANDNEDLQRSIAELKDKIEGLESKINAGSGDNNSSESSLGLQAPALPTNIENNIQELLTINAQETERFANLEEELSNLQMEDERLNSELSNVKQSKWLFNRWK
- a CDS encoding DEHA2F03344p (some similarities with uniprot|P42933 Saccharomyces cerevisiae YMR191W SPG5 Protein required for survival at high temperature during stationary phase), with the protein product MRSQTMKNLISLKKNITRRIKQTLEEIAENLGHPQQRPVPVPIPIPVRSGRNASRLSKQFSRYYSTSSNFTGGHYKFRAFQFLNVKYQNGGKLGRIIQNNSNWIRFNIQNSNFNQYRSFRTFHKSFLYNNFSQRYQSQFGNKMANMNFFRHPNGSSPIKNLNLNIRAFMNSKKFDTSDPSTYKQDLVLHSRPQVKSNIRLNVSLTPKFSELTLSMARTVSSAGCEETSHNTQTSNGCYVDFPMSSKFSIPAMTILNNEILDELMQDLKILESKIAELKSDLQNLFELGELPMKYLHDQNIIRVYFANCDKARLESLLREKNIINGIIYEEAVYGCSSDCANVSEADILSSYYGSSSSLGSSTEYDDDVLSDSSHHPLSNDHIIRPESGNQSQNSQHVSFCDEDICWV